The Triticum aestivum cultivar Chinese Spring chromosome 7B, IWGSC CS RefSeq v2.1, whole genome shotgun sequence genome window below encodes:
- the LOC123157938 gene encoding dnaJ homolog subfamily B member 4, protein MGLDYYSVLKVNRSATEDDLKKSYRRLAMKWHPDKNPGDNKAEAEAKFKKISEAYEVLSDPQKRTIYDQYGEEGLKASADAGSSSSSMNGSTNHRFNPRNAEDVFAEFFGSSKPFEGMGRAKSMRFQTEGAGTFGGFGGGTESKFRSYNDLVGASSSQPRKPPPVETKLTCTLPELYSGSTRKMKISRNIVRSNGQLGTESEILTIDIKPGWKKGTKITFPDKGNEQPNQLAADLVFVIDEKPHDEYTREGNDLLIYQKIDLVDALAGTTVNLKTLDGRDLVIKLTDVVTPGYELAIAKEGMPIVKENGRRGNLRIRFDVDFPKRLSSEQRQNIRKVLGGGGQPQQ, encoded by the exons ATGGGGCTGGATTACTACAGCGTGCTCAAGGTCAACCGGAGCGCCACGGAGGACGACCTCAAGAAGTCGTACCGCCGGCTGGCCATGAAGTGGCACCCCGACAAGAACCCCGGCGACAAcaaggcagaggccgaggccaagTTCAAGAAGATCTCCGAGGCCTACGAG GTTCTGAGTGATCCGCAGAAGAGGACAATATATGATCAATATGGGGAGGAGGGCCTGAAGGCCTCCGCGGACGCCGGTAGCTCGTCGTCATCTATGAATGGCTCCACCAACCACCGCTTCAATCCTCGGAATGCCGAGGACGTCTTTGCTGAGTTCTTCGGCAGCAGCAAGCCTTTTGAGGGGATGGGGCGCGCCAAGTCGATGAGGTTCCAGACAGAAGGCGCCGGCACCTTTGGTGGGTTCGGTGGTGGCACCGAGAGCAAATTCAGATCATACAATGATCTTGTCGGCGCCAGCTCTAGCCAGCCCCGGAAGCCACCGCCCGTGGAGACGAAGCTTACATGCACGCTTCCAGAGCTATACTCTGGTTCGACACGCAAGATGAAGATATCCAGGAACATTGTCAGGTCTAATGG GCAACTAGGCACTGAATCGGAGATTCTGACAATCGATATAAAACCCGGATGGAAGAAAGGGACCAAGATCACATTTCCGGACAAGGGCAATGAGCAGCCGAACCAGCTCGCCGCCGATCTCGTCTTTGTCATCGACGAGAAGCCTCATGATGAGTACACGAGGGAAGGCAACGACCTGCTGATATACCAGAAGATCGACCTGGTGGATGCATTGGCAGGAACCACAGTGAATCTGAAGACCCTCGACGGGCGTGACCTGGTGATCAAGCTGACAGACGTGGTAACACCGGGATATGAGCTTGCAATCGCCAAGGAGGGGATGCCTATTGTGAAAGAAAATGGGAGGAGAGGCAATTTGAGAATCAGGTTCGATGTTGATTTCCCGAAGAGACTGTCATCGGAGCAGCGGCAGAATATTAGGAAGGTTCTTGGAGGGGGAGGGCAGCCTCAGCAGTAA